A window from Nomascus leucogenys isolate Asia chromosome 24, Asia_NLE_v1, whole genome shotgun sequence encodes these proteins:
- the RPL22 gene encoding 60S ribosomal protein L22 isoform X1 has product MAPVKKLVAKGGKKKKQVLKFTLDCTHPVEDGIMDAANFEQFLQERIKVNGKAGNLGGGVVTIERSKSKITVTSEVPFSKRYLKYLTKKYLKKNNLRDWLRVVANSKESYELRYFQINQDEEEEEDED; this is encoded by the exons ATGGCTCCTGTG aaaaagctTGTGGCGAAGGGGggcaaaaaaaagaagcaagttcTGAAGTTCACTCTTGATTGCACCCACCCTGTAGAAGATGGAATCATGGATGCTGCCAATTTT GAGCAGTTTTTGCAAGAAAGGATCAAAGTGAACGGAAAAGCTGGGAACCTTGGTGGAGGGGTGGTGACCATCGAAAGGAGCAAGAGCAAGATCACCGTGACATCCGAGGTGCCTTTCTCCAAAAG GTATTTGAAATATCTcaccaaaaaatatttgaagaagaatAATCTACGTGACTGGTTGCGCGTAGTTGCTAACAGCAAAGAGAGTTACGAATTACGTTACTTCCAGATTAACCAGGacgaagaagaggaggaagatgaggattaa
- the RPL22 gene encoding 60S ribosomal protein L22 isoform X2: MDAANFEQFLQERIKVNGKAGNLGGGVVTIERSKSKITVTSEVPFSKRYLKYLTKKYLKKNNLRDWLRVVANSKESYELRYFQINQDEEEEEDED, encoded by the exons ATGGATGCTGCCAATTTT GAGCAGTTTTTGCAAGAAAGGATCAAAGTGAACGGAAAAGCTGGGAACCTTGGTGGAGGGGTGGTGACCATCGAAAGGAGCAAGAGCAAGATCACCGTGACATCCGAGGTGCCTTTCTCCAAAAG GTATTTGAAATATCTcaccaaaaaatatttgaagaagaatAATCTACGTGACTGGTTGCGCGTAGTTGCTAACAGCAAAGAGAGTTACGAATTACGTTACTTCCAGATTAACCAGGacgaagaagaggaggaagatgaggattaa